Part of the Paenibacillus sp. FSL R7-0273 genome is shown below.
CGGTTTTGTTCTTGCCGAATTCAATCCGGTCGATAGCCAGGCCATAGCCCGGGTTCGGCAGGTTGTTAACGGTAACGGTGGCTTTGCTGATGCCGTCGGCCGCCTTTTCCAGCTTCACTTCTGCATCGTACTCATAGGCTGGAGCCTCAGCGCTGCCCTCGTCCGGAGTGATTACTTCCTTGGCGAATTTGGCTGCATCATGGATCCAGACCGCTGCTTCGCTGCGGGTTACCGCTTCAGTCGGACGGAAGACACCGTTGGCCCCAAGGCTGACAATACGGGTGTTAACCAGAATCTGCAGGCTGTTCATCTGCTCGTTAGACATTTTGTCGCCGTCAGATACCATAGCGTACATCAGGGTAACCGGGAAATTCCCCTTACTCTGCAGCGCCTGGGTCAGCAGATGAGCGAACTGGGCACGGGTAATCGTTCCGTTCGGGTCAACAGTCTTGTCCAGAGCCAATCCGTTCTGCTTGGCTGCCACGAATGCGGATGCATACCATGCATTGTCTTTTACCTTGTCAAAATAGTCGCTTGCCTTACCGGACTCGGTAGGGGACAGCTTCAGGCCGCTTACGATAAACTGCACGCCCTGGGCAAAGGTTACTTTCGCTTTGGGTGCGAACAAATCACTGGTTACTCCGTTAACAATGCCTTCACTGTGCAGTGCGTTAATCTTTGCTTCGTTGGCATCGCCCTTCATATCGGAAAAGGCAAACGCCGATGTTCCCATGGATACTGTTGCTGCCAGAATACCGCACGCTATTGTCAGTTTTTTAGCGCCAGTCTGGAATGATAATTTCTTCATGTGCCTCACCTCTCATACTCATAGATGGGGGAAAGCGGCAAAAGGTTGCAGGTCTGCACAAATTAAATGAAATTTGAATGGTTAGCCTCTCTTATATGTATTATCTCCAATCTTCGTATCTATAGCACCAGGACAGACGGCCCGCATTGATCCAGGCTGCAGTTTCGCAGTACACTTAAGGGATGAGAGCGCTATTATAACTTTTAACTACAGAACTGGAGACAATAGATGAATCAGCAGCAACGTGCAGAGCGGATGAATGTCGGGATTTTTGCCCATGTCGATGCCGGGAAGACGACGACTACGGAGCATATTTTATATGAGAGCGGGCGTATCCGCGCACTGGGCAGTGTGGACAGCGGCACGGCGGTGACCGATTCGATGGAGGTGGAGCGGCAGCGCGGGATTTCGGTGCGGGCGGCACTGGCTTCTTTTAGCTGGCGGGGCGTTCAGGTGAATCTGGTCGATACGCCGGGCCATGTCGATTTCCTGTCTGAGGTGGAGCGGAGCCTGCGGGTAATGGACTGCGCGGTGCTGATCCTCTCGGCGGTTGAGGGTGTACAGGCCCAGAGTGAGATGATCTGGAATGCGCTGCGTAAGCTGGGGATTCCTACACTGATTTTTGTCAATAAAATGGACCGGACCGGCGCGGACCCGGAAGCCGTACTGGCACAGGCGCGGACCTATCTGTCCGGTGACATCATCCCGGTGCAGCAGCCGCTTGGCAGGGAGCAGGAATACAGCGGGGCGGCGGATTTGTGGACTGTTGAGTCGGATGCGGCAGCGAGGACGGAGCTGCTGGAGACGCTGGCGGAACGGGATGAGTCGCTGCTGGAGCTGTATATGGCAGGCGGGGAGCCGGAGCTTCTTTACTGGAAAAAATATATGCAGACCGCTGCTACCGCCGGGCGCCTGTTCCCGCTCGTCTACGGAGTTGCGGCTAAAGGGACCGGGATTACGGATCTGCTGGATGCGATGACGGATTATTTTCCGCGGGCGGGCGGAGCGGCGGACCAGCCGGTATCAGGCATCGTCTACAATATCCAGCGGGACAAAAGCATGGGACGGATGGCCTTCGTCCGCCTGTATGAGGGCACGATCCGCAACCGTGATACGGTAACGAACTACTCCCAGGCCACAGAGGCCAAAGTGACGCAGATCCGTAAGGTGGAAGGCGGCCGTACCGAAGATGCCGGCGCGCTTGAGGCCGGTGACATCGCGGTAGTCTACGGCCTGTCCGGCGTGCGGATCGGCGATGTGCTGGGCCGTCCGGATGCGGTTCCCCAGGAGGCGAAGCTGGCTGTGCCGCTGTTGACGGTGCGGGTGTTCTGGGATGCAGACATGGACGACCACAAGGTAATCGGCGCACTGCAGGAGCTGGCGGACGAGGATCCGCAGCTTGGCGCGGAGTGGCTGCCGGAGGAGCGCGAGCTGCACATCAAGGTGATGGGGCCGATCCAGCTGGAGGTGCTGGACAGCGTGCTGCAGAGCCGTTACGGCCTGAAGGTCACCTTCGGCCAGCCGTCGGTGATCTATAAGGAAACGCCGCGTGCTGCGGGCGAAGGCTATATTGCCTACCTGATGCCGAAGCCGTGCTGGGCGATTCTGCGGTTTAAGATTGAGCCGGGACCGCCGGGCAGCGGCCTCGTGTATGAATCAGTGGTGCGCAGCTCCGACCTGCTGCCGCAATACCAGAACGAGACGGCGCGCCGCGTACCGGAGGCGCTGCAGCAGGGACTCTACGGCTGGGAGGTTACCGACCTGAAGGTAACGCTGGTGGAGGGGAACCATCATGTGTGGCATACCCATCCGCTGGATTTTGCGGTGGCTACGCCGATGGGCCTCATGGACGGGCTGAGCCGGACAGGCATCCGGCTGCTGGAGCCAATCCTGGCGGTGCGCATCGTCGTGCCGGAGGAGAACGCGGGCCGCGTGATGAACGACCTCGTGCAAATGCGCGGCAGCTTCGAGCCGCCGGTGTTGCAGGGCGAGCGGATGATCATTGAGGGCCGGCTGCCGCTGGCCACGTCACTGGATTATCCGGTGACGCTCAGCTCCTACACGAAGGGGCGGAGCACCTTCGCTTCCGCCTTTGCCGGCTACGAGCCGTGCCCGCCGGATGTTACTGCCGAGCGCACGCGCCGCGGCGTGAACCCGCTGGACCAGGCGAAGTATATTCTGAGTGTGCGGAAGGCGCTGCAGGGATGAGATTGCTGAAGGGGGCCGATGGTGGAGCAGGCTGTTTGATTAGCCGGCGCTGGAGCACACTCGCTGTGTGCTCCAAAAGTCGGTTGGCAATCCTGGGGTGCAAAAGCGGCTGATGAAGCAGGCTGCCATGCAAAGCAGGTGTGTAAAAGGTAGCTTATAAAGGTAGCGCATAAAGGTAAAGTGTAAAGCTGTTATGCAAAGGTATTGTGCAATTAGGTATGTAAGGGCCGTGGGTTAAAGCTGGTGTGTAAAACTGTAGCGTAAAACGGTGCGTAAAGCGGTGCGTAAAGCTGGTGCGTAAAACTCGCCCTAAAACTGGCTAACCAGCGCTGTGAACGTAGTCTGACGGCCCCCCGGCTACCGGATAAGTGTATTCTGTGCAACTAAAATCCCCGAAAGCAGCGCGTTTCTGAAGTTAACTGCACTTCGTACAACTAAAACCAGCCAAAAGTCAGATTTTCCCCGAAAATCGTTATTTTAATTGTACGGAATGCAGCTATTCTGAAAATCGGCTCAAATATCGCAACTATAGCTGTACAAAATGCAGTTATCCGCAATCTATAAAAGAAGCGGGTAAAGTTCACCTCTTTCAGGCACCCTATAATAAAAAGCTGGAAATAGCAAGCTGAGAAGCGGGACGTCCGCCTTCCATATAATCACTTCCATATATATAGTAGAAACAGTTGTGTAAGGGTCATTTGGGCGCCATTTTGACCGGGATTACCCAGCCGATCTTGTCGACTTTATTCGCCAACATTCGTCAACGCTTTGCCCGTTTACCTTGACACAGTTTACATGCCGTGACATAATGTTTCCAGACTAAATGACTATGATAAGTTGGACATCATCAGACAGAATGATTGTTCCGTTATTAGACGAGGGGGAAGTTATTATGATGAAAAAGAAATTGTTGCCGGGTGTTCTCACCCTGCTGCTGGGTGCTGTAATCGCGGGCTGCGGAAACAATAATGCGGCAAACTCCGGAGCGCAGAACAATGCGGGAGCAGACGTAAAGACAATCACCGCTGCTACAAGCGGAGTCAGCAATCCGTTCAGCTATGAAAAGGACGGTCAAATGACAGGTTACGATGTCGAAGTGATGAAGGCTGTTTTTGAAGGTCTTCCGGAATATAAATTGGATGTTCAGGCTATTGAATTCGAAGGCATTCTGACTGGCCTTGATAACGGGCGTTTCCAGCTTGGGGCGAATAACTTCAGCTCTAATGAAGAAAGACGCAGCAAATACGATTTTTCTCTGCCGATTATTGAGAATGCCAATGTGTTCGTAGTACGCAAGGATGACGAGACGCTTAAGTCCGTTGAAGATCTGAAAGGCTATAAGGCTGTAACAGAAGTAGGGAACTCCGGCGCAACACTGCTTGAGAATTATAATGAAGCACACCCGGATGCCAAAGCAGAAATTATGTACACTGACGAGAACTTCGTGAAGCAGTTTGAAGGAATCGAAGCAGGTAAGTACGATGTGCGCATCATTTCCCGCGTATCCGCTGAAAAGGCGATCAAAGAGCACGGTTTTACCAACCTGAAGGTTGTTTCCTTCTCCACTGAGAATAGTGATCCAGGCTCTTACATCCTGTTCTCTAAGTCCGCAGACAGTACACTGCTCGATGCAGTCAACAATAGAATCAAAGAAATGTACAACGACGGTACATTGCTGAAAATCAGCGAAGAACAGCTGGGCGGCGACTACCTGCCTAAAAAAGAGCTAATGGAGTAACAGCAGAAAGGGGATCGTATGAAATTTCTAGTCTCGGGAGATGCGTTATTTTCCAGCAGCAATTTGTATAAGACGATGGACCCGGAGCTGCTTGCTCTTTTGCAGGGGGCCGATGAGGCT
Proteins encoded:
- a CDS encoding GTP-binding protein; this translates as MNQQQRAERMNVGIFAHVDAGKTTTTEHILYESGRIRALGSVDSGTAVTDSMEVERQRGISVRAALASFSWRGVQVNLVDTPGHVDFLSEVERSLRVMDCAVLILSAVEGVQAQSEMIWNALRKLGIPTLIFVNKMDRTGADPEAVLAQARTYLSGDIIPVQQPLGREQEYSGAADLWTVESDAAARTELLETLAERDESLLELYMAGGEPELLYWKKYMQTAATAGRLFPLVYGVAAKGTGITDLLDAMTDYFPRAGGAADQPVSGIVYNIQRDKSMGRMAFVRLYEGTIRNRDTVTNYSQATEAKVTQIRKVEGGRTEDAGALEAGDIAVVYGLSGVRIGDVLGRPDAVPQEAKLAVPLLTVRVFWDADMDDHKVIGALQELADEDPQLGAEWLPEERELHIKVMGPIQLEVLDSVLQSRYGLKVTFGQPSVIYKETPRAAGEGYIAYLMPKPCWAILRFKIEPGPPGSGLVYESVVRSSDLLPQYQNETARRVPEALQQGLYGWEVTDLKVTLVEGNHHVWHTHPLDFAVATPMGLMDGLSRTGIRLLEPILAVRIVVPEENAGRVMNDLVQMRGSFEPPVLQGERMIIEGRLPLATSLDYPVTLSSYTKGRSTFASAFAGYEPCPPDVTAERTRRGVNPLDQAKYILSVRKALQG
- a CDS encoding S-layer homology domain-containing protein, with amino-acid sequence MKKLSFQTGAKKLTIACGILAATVSMGTSAFAFSDMKGDANEAKINALHSEGIVNGVTSDLFAPKAKVTFAQGVQFIVSGLKLSPTESGKASDYFDKVKDNAWYASAFVAAKQNGLALDKTVDPNGTITRAQFAHLLTQALQSKGNFPVTLMYAMVSDGDKMSNEQMNSLQILVNTRIVSLGANGVFRPTEAVTRSEAAVWIHDAAKFAKEVITPDEGSAEAPAYEYDAEVKLEKAADGISKATVTVNNLPNPGYGLAIDRIEFGKNKTAVIYFSVTNPDPNSMYPQVISSASAVTYLPEGYTATVQASDGSAAGSSSAIKLQ
- a CDS encoding transporter substrate-binding domain-containing protein; the encoded protein is MMKKKLLPGVLTLLLGAVIAGCGNNNAANSGAQNNAGADVKTITAATSGVSNPFSYEKDGQMTGYDVEVMKAVFEGLPEYKLDVQAIEFEGILTGLDNGRFQLGANNFSSNEERRSKYDFSLPIIENANVFVVRKDDETLKSVEDLKGYKAVTEVGNSGATLLENYNEAHPDAKAEIMYTDENFVKQFEGIEAGKYDVRIISRVSAEKAIKEHGFTNLKVVSFSTENSDPGSYILFSKSADSTLLDAVNNRIKEMYNDGTLLKISEEQLGGDYLPKKELME